One segment of Setaria viridis chromosome 4, Setaria_viridis_v4.0, whole genome shotgun sequence DNA contains the following:
- the LOC117851587 gene encoding ABC transporter G family member 42 isoform X1: MESAMEKVWESGRRMSRSIGRGMGMEAWGVDEAFMPHPWAGSRGGSRGGRSGRDDDEEALRWAAIERLPTYNRVRTAILSSSTEAEANDAKPGGKQQFKEVDVRKLDVGDRQEFIERVFRVADEDNQRFLQKLRNRIDRVGIELPTVEVRFEQLTVEAKCHVGSRALPTLINTARNIAEGALGLCGIRLGRQATLTILKDVSGVVRPSRMTLLLGPPSSGKTTLLLALAGKLDPTLRCAGEVTYNGFALDEFVPQKTAAYISQTDVHVGEMTVKETLDFSARCQGVGTKYDLMTELTRREKEAGIRPEPEVDLFMKATSMEGVQSSLQTDYTLRILGLDICADTIVGDQMQRGISGGQKKRVTTGEMIVGPTKVLFMDEISTGLDSSTTFQIVKCLQQIVHLGEATILMSLLQPAPETFDLFDDIILLSEGQIVYQGPREYVLEFFESCGFRCPERKGTADFLQEVTSRKDQEQYWADKQRPYRYISVPEFAQRFKRFHVGLQLENHLSLPFDKSRCHQAALVFSKHSVSTIELLKASFDKEWLLIKRNSFVYIFKTIQLIIVALISSTVFLRTHMHQRNVDDGFVYIGALLFSLIVNMFNGFAELSLAITRLPVFYKHRDLLFYPAWVFTLPNVVLRIPFSIIESIVWVLVTYYTIGFAPEADRFFKHLLLVFLIQQMAGGLFRATAGLCRSMIIAHTGGALSLLIFFVLGGFLLPKDFIPKWWIWGYWVSPLMYGFNALAVNEFYAPRWMNKFVLDQSGVPKRLGVSMLEGANIFVDKNWYWIGAAALLGFTIFFNILFTLSLMYLNPLGKPQAVISEETAEEAEGNGHRTVRNGSTKSRDGGHSKEMKEMRLSARLSNSSSNGISRIMSVGSNEAAPRRGMVLPFNPLAMSFDNVNYYVDMPAEMKQQGVQDNRLQLLREVTGSFRPGVLTALMGVSGAGKTTLMDVLAGRKTGGYIEGDIRIAGYPKNQATFARISGYCEQNDIHSPQVTVRESLIYSAFLRLPEMIGDQEITDDIKIQFVDEVMELVELDNLKDALVGLPGITGLSTEQRKRLTIAVELVANPSIIFMDEPTSGLDARAAAIVMRTVRNTVDTGRTVVCTIHQPSIDIFEAFDELLLLKRGGQVIYSGQLGRNSQKMVEYFEAIPGVPKIKDKYNPATWMLEVSSIAAEVRLKMDFAEYYKTSDLYKQNKVQVNRLSQPEPGTSDLYFATQYSQSIIGQFKACLWKQWLTYWRSPDYNLVRFFFTLFVALLLGSIFWRIGTKMGDANTLRIVMGGMYTAVMFVGINNCSTVQPIVSIERTVFYRERAAGMYSALPYAIAQVKKHHRTIIKHSDRYYSLSRVTQILLLQVVMEIPYVFVQTTYYTLIIYAMMSLQWTAAKFFWFFFISYFSFLYFTFYGMMTVSISPNHEVAAIFAAAFYSLFNLFSGFFIPRPRIPRWWIWYYWICPLAWTVYGLIVTQYGDLEEEISVPGGEKQTISYYVTHHFGYHRNFMPVVAPVLVLFPVFFAFMYAVCIKKLNFQQR; encoded by the exons ATGGAGAGCGCGATGGAGAAGGTATGGGAGTCGGGGCGGCGGATGAGCCGGAGCATCGGGCGGGGCATGGGCATGGAGGCGTGGGGCGTCGACGAGGCCTTCATGCCGCACCCGTGGGCGGGGTCCCGCGGGGGCAGCCGCGGGGGCCGGAGcggccgcgacgacgacgaggaggcgctGCGCTGGGCCGCCATCGAGCGCCTCCCCACCTACAACCGCGTGCGCACCgccatcctctcctcctccacggAGGCAGAGGCCAACGATGCCAAGCCCGGCGGCAAGCAGCAGTTCAAGGAGGTGGACGTGCGCAAGCTAGACGTCGGCGACCGCCAGGAGTTCATCGAGCGCGTCTTCCGCGTCGCCGACGAGGACAACCAGCGCTTCCTACAGAAGCTCCGCAACCGCATCGACAG GGTGGGCATCGAGCTGCCGACGGTGGAGGTGCGGTTCGAGCAGCTGACGGTGGAGGCCAAGTGCCATGTGGGCAGCCGCGCGCTGCCGACGCTGATCAACACGGCGCGCAACATCGCGGAGGGCGCCCTGGGCCTCTGCGGCATCCGGCTGGGGAGGCAGGCCACGCTGACCATCCTCAAGGACGTCTCCGGCGTGGTCCGGCCGTCGCGGATGACGCTGCTGCTCGGCCCGCCGTCCTCGGGGAAGACGACGCTGCTGCTCGCCCTCGCCGGCAAGCTGGACCCGACGCTCCGGTGCGCCGGCGAGGTCACGTACAACGGGTTCGCGCTGGACGAGTTCGTGCCCCAGAAGACGGCGGCGTACATCAGCCAGACCGACGTGCACGTCGGCGAGATGACGGTCAAGGAGACGCTCGACTTCTCAGCCAGGTGCCAGGGCGTCGGCACAAAATACG ATCTTATGACCGAGTTgacgaggagggagaaggaggcaGGCATCCGGCCGGAGCCTGAAGTCGACCTCTTCATGAAG GCCACTTCAATGGAAGGAGTGCAGAGCAGTCTCCAAACGGATTACACTCTCAGG ATACTTGGGCTGGACATCTGCGCTGACACCATCGTCGGTGACCAGATGCAGCGAGGGATCTCCGGAGGCCAGAAGAAGCGTGTCACCACAG GAGAGATGATTGTTGGCCCAACCAAGGTGCTATTCATGGATGAGATATCAACCGGATTGGACAGTTCCACCACATTCCAAATCGTCAAATGTCTCCAGCAAATTGTGCACCTGGGCGAGGCCACCATCCTCATGTCCCTCCTTCAGCCTGCCCCTGAGACCTTCGACCTATTCGATGACATCATCCTACTGTCAGAAGGCCAAATTGTTTACCAGGGACCTCGCGAATACGTTCTCGAGTTCTTTGAATCCTGTGGATTCCGCTGCCCTGAGCGCAAGGGTACTGCAGACTTTCTTCAGGAG GTGACATCAAGGAAGGATCAGGAGCAGTACTGGGCTGACAAGCAAAGGCCTTACAGATACATTTCGGTCCCAGAATTTGCACAGCGGTTTAAACGGTTCCACGTCGGGCTCCAGCTAGAGAACCACCTCTCACTGCCGTTTGACAAGAGCCGTTGCCATCAAGCTGCTCTTGTATTCTCAAAACATTCGGTGTCAACCATAGAACTTCTCAAGGCATCCTTTGACAAGGAGTGGCTCCTTATCAAGCGCAATTCATTTGTGTACATCTTCAAGACTATACAG CTCATCATTGTAGCCCTCATCTCGTCAACGGTGTTTCTAAGGACCCACATGCATCAAAGGAATGTAGATGATGGCTTTGTCTACATTGGAGCACTACTCTTTAGTCTGATAGTCAATATGTTCAATGGTTTTGCGGAGCTCTCTTTGGCCATAACAAGGTTACCAGTGTTCTACAAGCACAGGGACCTCCTCTTTTACCCTGCTTGGGTCTTCACACTACCAAATGTCGTTCTCAGAATCCCATTCTCCATAATTGAATCTATAGTCTGGGTTCTTGTCACATACTACACCATAGGGTTTGCTCCAGAGGCTGACAG GTTTTTCAAGCACTTGCTGCTCGTGTTTTTGATCCAGCAGATGGCAGGTGGGCTTTTTAGAGCAACCGCCGGACTTTGCAGATCCATGATCATTGCTCACACTGGTGGAGCACTATCTCTTCTTATCTTCTTTGTTCTTGGAGGCTTTCTCCTGCCAAAAG ATTTCATCCCTAAATGGTGGATCTGGGGCTATTGGGTTTCACCTTTAATGTATGGATTTAATGCTCTAGCAGTCAATGAATTCTATGCTCCTCGGTGGATGAACAAGTTCGTACTG GACCAAAGTGGTGTTCCGAAAAGACTAGGTGTATCTATGCTTGAAGGCGCCAACATCTTTGTTGACAAAAACTGGTACTGGATCGGAGCAGCAGCTCTCTTGGGTTTCACCATCTTCTTCAATATACTTTTCACACTGTCACTCATGTATCTGAACC CTCTCGGCAAGCCACAAGCTGTTATATCAGAAGAAACTGCAGAGGAGGCGGAAGGCAATGGGCATCGGACAGTAAGAAATGGCAGCACAAAATCAAGGGACGGTGGTCATAGCA AGGAAATGAAGGAGATGAGACTGAGTGCGCGTCTGAGCAACTCTTCATCAAATGGGATTTCACGAATCATGTCCGTTGGCAGCAATGAAGCTGCTCCAAGAAGAGGAATGGTTCTTCCATTCAACCCTCTTGCCATGTCTTTTGATAATGTGAACTACTATGTCGACATGCCTGCG GAAATGAAACAACAAGGAGTGCAGGATAACAGGCTCCAATTATTGCGTGAGGTTACGGGGTCATTCAGGCCTGGAGTGCTAACAGCACTTATGGGTGTCAGTGGAGCTGGAAAGACTACTCTTATGGATGTCTTGGCTGGAAGAAAGACTGGGGGTTATATTGAAGGTGATATCAGAATTGCTGGCTATCCCAAGAACCAAGCCACATTTGCAAGGATTTCTGGTTACTGCGAGCAAAATGATATCCATTCTCCTCAGGTCACAGTTAGGGAATCTTTGATATATTCTGCCTTCTTGCGCCTTCCTGAAATGATTGGAGATCAAGAAATCACTGATGATATCAAGATT CAATTTGTGGATGAAGTTATGGAACTAGTGGAGCTCGACAATCTGAAGGATGCTTTAGTTGGCCTACCGGGAATCACAGGGCTTTCAACAGAGCAAAGGAAAAGGTTAACGATAGCTGTGGAGCTCGTCGCCAACCCATCGATCATCTTCATGGATGAACCAACATCAGGCCTTGATGCAAGAGCTGCCGCAATTGTCATGCGAACAGTGCGAAACACAGTTGACACTGGACGGACAGTGGTTTGCACAATCCATCAGCCAAGCATTGATATCTTTGAGGCTTTTGATGAG TTGCTATTGCTGAAAAGAGGAGGCCAGGTGATCTACTCTGGACAATTGGGTCGCAACTCCCAGAAAATGGTTGAGTATTTTGAG GCGATTCCTGGAGTACCTAAAATCAAAGATAAGTACAATCCTGCGACATGGATGCTCGAAGTCAGTTCAATTGCTGCTGAAGTGCGACTAAAGATGGATTTTGCTGAGTACTACAAAACATCAGATCTGTACAA GCAAAACAAGGTACAGGTGAACCGGCTGAGTCAACCAGAGCCAGGAACATCAGATCTTTATTTCGCCACACAGTACTCTCAATCCATAATAGGACAGTTCAAAGCCTGCCTCTGGAAACAGTGGCTGACCTATTGGCGCAGCCCGGATTACAACCTTGTTAGATTTTTCTTCACTTTGTTTGTTGCCTTGCTGCTCGGCTCCATTTTTTGGAGGATAGGCACCAAAAT GGGAGATGCAAACACTCTCAGGATTGTTATGGGAGGAATGTACACAGCTGTGATGTTTGTTGGTATCAACAATTGCTCAACCGTGCAGCCAATTGTTTCAATTGAGAGGACAGTTTTCTACCGAGAGAGGGCTGCTGGGATGTACTCTGCATTGCCCTATGCCATTGCTCAGGTAAAGAAACACCATAGAACTATTATAAAACACAGTGATAGGTATTATTCGCTCTCTAGAGTCACTCAAATTTTGCTTTTGCAGGTTGTCATGGAGATCCCCTATGTGTTTGTCCAAACAACTTACTACACCCTTATCATATACGCCATGATGAGCTTACAATGGACTGCTGCAAAGTTCTTCTGGTTCTTCTTCATTTCCTACTTCTCCTTCCTCTACTTCACCTTCTATGGCATGATGACTGTCTCAATCTCACCGAACCATGAGGTTGCAGCCATCTTTGCCGCAGCTTTCTATTCGCTCTTCAACCTCTTCTCAGGCTTCTTCATTCCAAGACCG AGAATTCCCAGATGGTGGATCTGGTACTACTGGATTTGCCCACTGGCATGGACTGTTTATGGGCTCATAGTGACACAATACGGAGACCTGGAAGAGGAAATCTCAGTCCCCGGTGGAGAAAAACAGACAATCAGTTACTACGTAACACATCATTTTGGATACCACAGGAATTTTATGCCAGTTGTTGCGCCGGTCCTTGTGCTCTTTCCAGTGTTCTTCGCATTCATGTACGCAGTCTGCATCAAGAAGTTGAACTTCCAGCAAAGATAG
- the LOC117851587 gene encoding ABC transporter G family member 42 isoform X2, with translation MESAMEKVWESGRRMSRSIGRGMGMEAWGVDEAFMPHPWAGSRGGSRGGRSGRDDDEEALRWAAIERLPTYNRVRTAILSSSTEAEANDAKPGGKQQFKEVDVRKLDVGDRQEFIERVFRVADEDNQRFLQKLRNRIDRVGIELPTVEVRFEQLTVEAKCHVGSRALPTLINTARNIAEGALGLCGIRLGRQATLTILKDVSGVVRPSRMTLLLGPPSSGKTTLLLALAGKLDPTLRCAGEVTYNGFALDEFVPQKTAAYISQTDVHVGEMTVKETLDFSARCQGVGTKYDLMTELTRREKEAGIRPEPEVDLFMKATSMEGVQSSLQTDYTLRILGLDICADTIVGDQMQRGISGGQKKRVTTGEMIVGPTKVLFMDEISTGLDSSTTFQIVKCLQQIVHLGEATILMSLLQPAPETFDLFDDIILLSEGQIVYQGPREYVLEFFESCGFRCPERKGTADFLQEVTSRKDQEQYWADKQRPYRYISVPEFAQRFKRFHVGLQLENHLSLPFDKSRCHQAALVFSKHSVSTIELLKASFDKEWLLIKRNSFVYIFKTIQLIIVALISSTVFLRTHMHQRNVDDGFVYIGALLFSLIVNMFNGFAELSLAITRLPVFYKHRDLLFYPAWVFTLPNVVLRIPFSIIESIVWVLVTYYTIGFAPEADRFFKHLLLVFLIQQMAGGLFRATAGLCRSMIIAHTGGALSLLIFFVLGGFLLPKDFIPKWWIWGYWVSPLMYGFNALAVNEFYAPRWMNKFVLDQSGVPKRLGVSMLEGANIFVDKNWYWIGAAALLGFTIFFNILFTLSLMYLNPLGKPQAVISEETAEEAEGNGHRTVRNGSTKSRDGGHSKEMKEMRLSARLSNSSSNGISRIMSVGSNEAAPRRGMVLPFNPLAMSFDNVNYYVDMPAEMKQQGVQDNRLQLLREVTGSFRPGVLTALMGVSGAGKTTLMDVLAGRKTGGYIEGDIRIAGYPKNQATFARISGYCEQNDIHSPQVTVRESLIYSAFLRLPEMIGDQEITDDIKIQFVDEVMELVELDNLKDALVGLPGITGLSTEQRKRLTIAVELVANPSIIFMDEPTSGLDARAAAIVMRTVRNTVDTGRTVVCTIHQPSIDIFEAFDELLLLKRGGQVIYSGQLGRNSQKMVEYFEAIPGVPKIKDKYNPATWMLEVSSIAAEVRLKMDFAEYYKTSDLYKQNKVQVNRLSQPEPGTSDLYFATQYSQSIIGQFKACLWKQWLTYWRSPDYNLVRFFFTLFVALLLGSIFWRIGTKMGDANTLRIVMGGMYTAVMFVGINNCSTVQPIVSIERTVFYRERAAGMYSALPYAIAQVVMEIPYVFVQTTYYTLIIYAMMSLQWTAAKFFWFFFISYFSFLYFTFYGMMTVSISPNHEVAAIFAAAFYSLFNLFSGFFIPRPRIPRWWIWYYWICPLAWTVYGLIVTQYGDLEEEISVPGGEKQTISYYVTHHFGYHRNFMPVVAPVLVLFPVFFAFMYAVCIKKLNFQQR, from the exons ATGGAGAGCGCGATGGAGAAGGTATGGGAGTCGGGGCGGCGGATGAGCCGGAGCATCGGGCGGGGCATGGGCATGGAGGCGTGGGGCGTCGACGAGGCCTTCATGCCGCACCCGTGGGCGGGGTCCCGCGGGGGCAGCCGCGGGGGCCGGAGcggccgcgacgacgacgaggaggcgctGCGCTGGGCCGCCATCGAGCGCCTCCCCACCTACAACCGCGTGCGCACCgccatcctctcctcctccacggAGGCAGAGGCCAACGATGCCAAGCCCGGCGGCAAGCAGCAGTTCAAGGAGGTGGACGTGCGCAAGCTAGACGTCGGCGACCGCCAGGAGTTCATCGAGCGCGTCTTCCGCGTCGCCGACGAGGACAACCAGCGCTTCCTACAGAAGCTCCGCAACCGCATCGACAG GGTGGGCATCGAGCTGCCGACGGTGGAGGTGCGGTTCGAGCAGCTGACGGTGGAGGCCAAGTGCCATGTGGGCAGCCGCGCGCTGCCGACGCTGATCAACACGGCGCGCAACATCGCGGAGGGCGCCCTGGGCCTCTGCGGCATCCGGCTGGGGAGGCAGGCCACGCTGACCATCCTCAAGGACGTCTCCGGCGTGGTCCGGCCGTCGCGGATGACGCTGCTGCTCGGCCCGCCGTCCTCGGGGAAGACGACGCTGCTGCTCGCCCTCGCCGGCAAGCTGGACCCGACGCTCCGGTGCGCCGGCGAGGTCACGTACAACGGGTTCGCGCTGGACGAGTTCGTGCCCCAGAAGACGGCGGCGTACATCAGCCAGACCGACGTGCACGTCGGCGAGATGACGGTCAAGGAGACGCTCGACTTCTCAGCCAGGTGCCAGGGCGTCGGCACAAAATACG ATCTTATGACCGAGTTgacgaggagggagaaggaggcaGGCATCCGGCCGGAGCCTGAAGTCGACCTCTTCATGAAG GCCACTTCAATGGAAGGAGTGCAGAGCAGTCTCCAAACGGATTACACTCTCAGG ATACTTGGGCTGGACATCTGCGCTGACACCATCGTCGGTGACCAGATGCAGCGAGGGATCTCCGGAGGCCAGAAGAAGCGTGTCACCACAG GAGAGATGATTGTTGGCCCAACCAAGGTGCTATTCATGGATGAGATATCAACCGGATTGGACAGTTCCACCACATTCCAAATCGTCAAATGTCTCCAGCAAATTGTGCACCTGGGCGAGGCCACCATCCTCATGTCCCTCCTTCAGCCTGCCCCTGAGACCTTCGACCTATTCGATGACATCATCCTACTGTCAGAAGGCCAAATTGTTTACCAGGGACCTCGCGAATACGTTCTCGAGTTCTTTGAATCCTGTGGATTCCGCTGCCCTGAGCGCAAGGGTACTGCAGACTTTCTTCAGGAG GTGACATCAAGGAAGGATCAGGAGCAGTACTGGGCTGACAAGCAAAGGCCTTACAGATACATTTCGGTCCCAGAATTTGCACAGCGGTTTAAACGGTTCCACGTCGGGCTCCAGCTAGAGAACCACCTCTCACTGCCGTTTGACAAGAGCCGTTGCCATCAAGCTGCTCTTGTATTCTCAAAACATTCGGTGTCAACCATAGAACTTCTCAAGGCATCCTTTGACAAGGAGTGGCTCCTTATCAAGCGCAATTCATTTGTGTACATCTTCAAGACTATACAG CTCATCATTGTAGCCCTCATCTCGTCAACGGTGTTTCTAAGGACCCACATGCATCAAAGGAATGTAGATGATGGCTTTGTCTACATTGGAGCACTACTCTTTAGTCTGATAGTCAATATGTTCAATGGTTTTGCGGAGCTCTCTTTGGCCATAACAAGGTTACCAGTGTTCTACAAGCACAGGGACCTCCTCTTTTACCCTGCTTGGGTCTTCACACTACCAAATGTCGTTCTCAGAATCCCATTCTCCATAATTGAATCTATAGTCTGGGTTCTTGTCACATACTACACCATAGGGTTTGCTCCAGAGGCTGACAG GTTTTTCAAGCACTTGCTGCTCGTGTTTTTGATCCAGCAGATGGCAGGTGGGCTTTTTAGAGCAACCGCCGGACTTTGCAGATCCATGATCATTGCTCACACTGGTGGAGCACTATCTCTTCTTATCTTCTTTGTTCTTGGAGGCTTTCTCCTGCCAAAAG ATTTCATCCCTAAATGGTGGATCTGGGGCTATTGGGTTTCACCTTTAATGTATGGATTTAATGCTCTAGCAGTCAATGAATTCTATGCTCCTCGGTGGATGAACAAGTTCGTACTG GACCAAAGTGGTGTTCCGAAAAGACTAGGTGTATCTATGCTTGAAGGCGCCAACATCTTTGTTGACAAAAACTGGTACTGGATCGGAGCAGCAGCTCTCTTGGGTTTCACCATCTTCTTCAATATACTTTTCACACTGTCACTCATGTATCTGAACC CTCTCGGCAAGCCACAAGCTGTTATATCAGAAGAAACTGCAGAGGAGGCGGAAGGCAATGGGCATCGGACAGTAAGAAATGGCAGCACAAAATCAAGGGACGGTGGTCATAGCA AGGAAATGAAGGAGATGAGACTGAGTGCGCGTCTGAGCAACTCTTCATCAAATGGGATTTCACGAATCATGTCCGTTGGCAGCAATGAAGCTGCTCCAAGAAGAGGAATGGTTCTTCCATTCAACCCTCTTGCCATGTCTTTTGATAATGTGAACTACTATGTCGACATGCCTGCG GAAATGAAACAACAAGGAGTGCAGGATAACAGGCTCCAATTATTGCGTGAGGTTACGGGGTCATTCAGGCCTGGAGTGCTAACAGCACTTATGGGTGTCAGTGGAGCTGGAAAGACTACTCTTATGGATGTCTTGGCTGGAAGAAAGACTGGGGGTTATATTGAAGGTGATATCAGAATTGCTGGCTATCCCAAGAACCAAGCCACATTTGCAAGGATTTCTGGTTACTGCGAGCAAAATGATATCCATTCTCCTCAGGTCACAGTTAGGGAATCTTTGATATATTCTGCCTTCTTGCGCCTTCCTGAAATGATTGGAGATCAAGAAATCACTGATGATATCAAGATT CAATTTGTGGATGAAGTTATGGAACTAGTGGAGCTCGACAATCTGAAGGATGCTTTAGTTGGCCTACCGGGAATCACAGGGCTTTCAACAGAGCAAAGGAAAAGGTTAACGATAGCTGTGGAGCTCGTCGCCAACCCATCGATCATCTTCATGGATGAACCAACATCAGGCCTTGATGCAAGAGCTGCCGCAATTGTCATGCGAACAGTGCGAAACACAGTTGACACTGGACGGACAGTGGTTTGCACAATCCATCAGCCAAGCATTGATATCTTTGAGGCTTTTGATGAG TTGCTATTGCTGAAAAGAGGAGGCCAGGTGATCTACTCTGGACAATTGGGTCGCAACTCCCAGAAAATGGTTGAGTATTTTGAG GCGATTCCTGGAGTACCTAAAATCAAAGATAAGTACAATCCTGCGACATGGATGCTCGAAGTCAGTTCAATTGCTGCTGAAGTGCGACTAAAGATGGATTTTGCTGAGTACTACAAAACATCAGATCTGTACAA GCAAAACAAGGTACAGGTGAACCGGCTGAGTCAACCAGAGCCAGGAACATCAGATCTTTATTTCGCCACACAGTACTCTCAATCCATAATAGGACAGTTCAAAGCCTGCCTCTGGAAACAGTGGCTGACCTATTGGCGCAGCCCGGATTACAACCTTGTTAGATTTTTCTTCACTTTGTTTGTTGCCTTGCTGCTCGGCTCCATTTTTTGGAGGATAGGCACCAAAAT GGGAGATGCAAACACTCTCAGGATTGTTATGGGAGGAATGTACACAGCTGTGATGTTTGTTGGTATCAACAATTGCTCAACCGTGCAGCCAATTGTTTCAATTGAGAGGACAGTTTTCTACCGAGAGAGGGCTGCTGGGATGTACTCTGCATTGCCCTATGCCATTGCTCAG GTTGTCATGGAGATCCCCTATGTGTTTGTCCAAACAACTTACTACACCCTTATCATATACGCCATGATGAGCTTACAATGGACTGCTGCAAAGTTCTTCTGGTTCTTCTTCATTTCCTACTTCTCCTTCCTCTACTTCACCTTCTATGGCATGATGACTGTCTCAATCTCACCGAACCATGAGGTTGCAGCCATCTTTGCCGCAGCTTTCTATTCGCTCTTCAACCTCTTCTCAGGCTTCTTCATTCCAAGACCG AGAATTCCCAGATGGTGGATCTGGTACTACTGGATTTGCCCACTGGCATGGACTGTTTATGGGCTCATAGTGACACAATACGGAGACCTGGAAGAGGAAATCTCAGTCCCCGGTGGAGAAAAACAGACAATCAGTTACTACGTAACACATCATTTTGGATACCACAGGAATTTTATGCCAGTTGTTGCGCCGGTCCTTGTGCTCTTTCCAGTGTTCTTCGCATTCATGTACGCAGTCTGCATCAAGAAGTTGAACTTCCAGCAAAGATAG